From one Branchiostoma floridae strain S238N-H82 chromosome 3, Bfl_VNyyK, whole genome shotgun sequence genomic stretch:
- the LOC118410845 gene encoding broad substrate specificity ATP-binding cassette transporter ABCG2-like isoform X1 gives MAEVQRHDGNGIVLLSMKESGGEMAQVTPKDTNGGVDGANGEVPPSSTSPTWLSRSGSGKRRDRGITLTCHGVGYEVDVKARACAKAVKKQILQNINGIFKPGMNAIMGPTGGGKTTLLDVLAARKEPEGLSGVVLADGGPLPNNFKCMTGYVVQDDIIMGTLTVRENLEFSAALRLPTSISHKEKKERVRQVLVELGLTQCAETKVGTEMIRGVSGGERKRTNIGMELITAPPVLFLDEPTTGLDASTANVVMMLLQRLSQRGKTIIFSIHQPRFSIFRLFDSLMLLANGEVVYHGASGQALDYFQSIGHECELHNNPADFFLDVINGDSTAVAAVMQDIEKEEKMEELSVEVLNENNKKDIANSENDGALLSQQYTKSRYYQETMSQLEPLVEKQDTLGTKYTKQEVSYRTSFLHQCKVVIKRTLKNLVRNPQASVAQVMLNIIFALIIGIIYLQIDDSASTGVQNRTGVFFFLATNMMFGSLSAVDLFARERQIFIHESASGYYRVSTYFFSKIFCDVIPMRLIPVSIFGLIAYWMIGLRPEVGAFFFFLLTLFSTTMAASSIAFAISATTPIFQVAQIFITLAFIFMLLMGGFLVNLGSVGPWINWLKYFSIVRYCINGLTIPEFRDRQFCDAGNITSTAAPVGEPNVVGSVCVSGNTYMTVQEIDYTLFGQWSNMLGLWGIMIICLTLCYIQLRRIKKLK, from the exons ATGGCAGAGGTCCAGCGACATGATGGAAACGGCATAGTCCTGTTGTCAATGAAGGAATCGGGCGGAGAAATGGCGCAAGTGACTCCGAAGGACACCAACGGCGGCGTGGACGGAGCGAACGGCGAGGTACCGCCCAGCAGCACCAGCCCCACATGGCTCAGTCGCTCGGGCTCAGGGAAGAGGCGTGACCGAGGAATAACCCTCACATGTCACGGTGTCGGCTACGAGGTCGACGTGAAAGCCAGAGCGTGTGCTAAGGCTGTAAAGAAACAGATTCTACAAAATATCAA TGGCATCTTTAAGCCAGGTATGAATGCCATCATGGGGCCCACAGGCGGAGGCAAAACAAC CTTACTTGATGTCCTGGCTGCAAGGAAAGAGCCTGAAGGCCTGTCAGGAGTGGTCCTTGCTGATGGAGGACCTCTACCCAACAACTTCAAGTGTATGACAGGCTATGTGGTGCAG gatGATATCATTATGGGCACCCTGACAGTCCGTGAAAACTTGGAGTTCTCCGCCGCCCTGCGCTTACCCACATCTATCTCTCACAAGGAGAAGAAGGAGAGAGTCCGACAGGTGTTGGTAGAGTTGGGGCTGACACAGTGTGCAGAGACCAAG GTGGGAACAGAAATGATCCGCGGGGTGTCGGGCGGAGAGCGTAAACGGACCAACATCGGAATGGAACTTATCACAGCTCCGCCTGTCTTGTTCCTGGATGAACCAACCACAGGCCTGGACGCCAGCACAGCAAACGTGGTCATGATGCTTCTGCAAAG GCTTTCACAGAGAGGCAAGACAATCATCTTTTCCATCCACCAGCCACGATTCTCCATCTTCCGACTCTTTGATTCCCTCATGCTGCTGGCCAATGGGGAAGTTGTGTACCATGGTGCATCTGGTCAGGCTTTGGATTACTTCCAGTCCATCG GCCATGAATGTGAACTCCACAACAACCCTGCTGACTTCTTCCTGGATGTGATCAATGGTGACTCCACTGCTGTGGCAGCCGTCATGCAGGACATTGAGAAGGAGGAAAAAATGGAAG aacTTTCAGTAGAAGTACTgaatgaaaacaacaagaagGACATTGCCAACAGTGAAAATGATGGTGCCTTGTTGAGCCAACAATACACTAAATCAAGGTACTACCAGGAAACCATGTCTCAGTTAGAGCCCCTGGTGGAAAAGCAGGACACGCTGGGAACTAAGTACACCAAACAAGAAGTCAGTTACAGAACCAGTTTCTTACACCAG tgcaaAGTTGTCATCAAAAGGACTCTGAAGAACTTGGTGCGTAACCCACAAGCATCAGTTGCCCAG GTAATGTTGAACATCATCTTTGCCTTGATCATCGGCATCATCTACCTACAGATAGATGACAGTGCCTCCACTGGTGTCCAGAACAG AActggtgttttctttttcctGGCAACCAACATGATGTTCGGCAGTTTGTCTGCTGTGGATCTCTTTGCCAGAGAAAGGCAAATCTTTAT CCATGAGTCAGCCAGTGGTTACTACAGGGTGTCCACCTACTTCTTCTCCAAGATCTTCTGTGATGTCATCCCTATGCGACTCATCCCTGTCTCCATCTTTGGGCTCATCGCTTACTGGATGATCG GGTTACGACCAGAGGTTGgtgccttcttcttcttcctgctGACCCTGTTCAGCACCACCATGGCAGCCTCCAGCATAGCCTTCGCCATCAGCGCCACCACACCCATCTTCCAGGTCGCACAGATCTTCATCACTCTGGCCTTCATCTTCATGCTG TTGATGGGAGGTTTCCTGGTAAACCTGGGCTCAGTGGGCCCCTGGATCAACTGGCTCAAGTACTTCAGTATCGTCAGATACTGCATCAAT GGCCTCACCATCCCCGAGTTCCGTGATCGTCAGTTCTGCGATGCTGGGAACATCACCAGTACTGCTGCACCTGTGGGGGAGCCCAACGTTGTAGGTTCTGTATG TGTCTCAGGTAACACGTATATGACAGTCCAGGAAATCGACTACACTCTGTTTGGCCAGTGGAGTAACATGCTGGGGCTGTGGGGCATCATGATCATCTGTCTGACTCTGTGTTATATCCAGCTGCGAAGGATCAAGAAACTCAAGTAG
- the LOC118410845 gene encoding broad substrate specificity ATP-binding cassette transporter ABCG2-like isoform X2, protein MAEVQRHDGNGIVLLSMKESGGEMAQVTPKDTNGGVDGANGEVPPSSTSPTWLSRSGSGKRRDRGITLTCHGVGYEVDVKARACAKAVKKQILQNINGIFKPGMNAIMGPTGGGKTTLLDVLAARKEPEGLSGVVLADGGPLPNNFKCMTGYVVQDDIIMGTLTVRENLEFSAALRLPTSISHKEKKERVRQVLVELGLTQCAETKVGTEMIRGVSGGERKRTNIGMELITAPPVLFLDEPTTGLDASTANVVMMLLQRLSQRGKTIIFSIHQPRFSIFRLFDSLMLLANGEVVYHGASGQALDYFQSIGHECELHNNPADFFLDVINGDSTAVAAVMQDIEKEEKMEELSVEVLNENNKKDIANSENDGALLSQQYTKSRYYQETMSQLEPLVEKQDTLGTKYTKQEVSYRTSFLHQCKVVIKRTLKNLVRNPQASVAQVMLNIIFALIIGIIYLQIDDSASTGVQNRTGVIFFLATNMVFGSTTAVTIFANERPIFVHESASGYYRVSTYFFSKIFCDVIPMRLIPVSIFGLIAYWMIGLRPEVGAFFFFLLTLFSTTMAASSIAFAISATTPIFQVAQIFITLAFIFMLLMGGFLVNLGSVGPWINWLKYFSIVRYCINGLTIPEFRDRQFCDAGNITSTAAPVGEPNVVGSVCVSGNTYMTVQEIDYTLFGQWSNMLGLWGIMIICLTLCYIQLRRIKKLK, encoded by the exons ATGGCAGAGGTCCAGCGACATGATGGAAACGGCATAGTCCTGTTGTCAATGAAGGAATCGGGCGGAGAAATGGCGCAAGTGACTCCGAAGGACACCAACGGCGGCGTGGACGGAGCGAACGGCGAGGTACCGCCCAGCAGCACCAGCCCCACATGGCTCAGTCGCTCGGGCTCAGGGAAGAGGCGTGACCGAGGAATAACCCTCACATGTCACGGTGTCGGCTACGAGGTCGACGTGAAAGCCAGAGCGTGTGCTAAGGCTGTAAAGAAACAGATTCTACAAAATATCAA TGGCATCTTTAAGCCAGGTATGAATGCCATCATGGGGCCCACAGGCGGAGGCAAAACAAC CTTACTTGATGTCCTGGCTGCAAGGAAAGAGCCTGAAGGCCTGTCAGGAGTGGTCCTTGCTGATGGAGGACCTCTACCCAACAACTTCAAGTGTATGACAGGCTATGTGGTGCAG gatGATATCATTATGGGCACCCTGACAGTCCGTGAAAACTTGGAGTTCTCCGCCGCCCTGCGCTTACCCACATCTATCTCTCACAAGGAGAAGAAGGAGAGAGTCCGACAGGTGTTGGTAGAGTTGGGGCTGACACAGTGTGCAGAGACCAAG GTGGGAACAGAAATGATCCGCGGGGTGTCGGGCGGAGAGCGTAAACGGACCAACATCGGAATGGAACTTATCACAGCTCCGCCTGTCTTGTTCCTGGATGAACCAACCACAGGCCTGGACGCCAGCACAGCAAACGTGGTCATGATGCTTCTGCAAAG GCTTTCACAGAGAGGCAAGACAATCATCTTTTCCATCCACCAGCCACGATTCTCCATCTTCCGACTCTTTGATTCCCTCATGCTGCTGGCCAATGGGGAAGTTGTGTACCATGGTGCATCTGGTCAGGCTTTGGATTACTTCCAGTCCATCG GCCATGAATGTGAACTCCACAACAACCCTGCTGACTTCTTCCTGGATGTGATCAATGGTGACTCCACTGCTGTGGCAGCCGTCATGCAGGACATTGAGAAGGAGGAAAAAATGGAAG aacTTTCAGTAGAAGTACTgaatgaaaacaacaagaagGACATTGCCAACAGTGAAAATGATGGTGCCTTGTTGAGCCAACAATACACTAAATCAAGGTACTACCAGGAAACCATGTCTCAGTTAGAGCCCCTGGTGGAAAAGCAGGACACGCTGGGAACTAAGTACACCAAACAAGAAGTCAGTTACAGAACCAGTTTCTTACACCAG tgcaaAGTTGTCATCAAAAGGACTCTGAAGAACTTGGTGCGTAACCCACAAGCATCAGTTGCCCAG GTAATGTTGAACATCATCTTTGCCTTGATCATCGGCATCATCTACCTACAGATAGATGACAGTGCCTCCACTGGTGTCCAGAACAG GACTGGTGTGATCTTTTTCCTTGCAACAAATATGGTCTTTGGCAGTACTACAGCAGTGACCATTTTTGCAAATGAAAGACCTATTTttgt CCATGAGTCAGCCAGTGGTTACTACAGGGTGTCCACCTACTTCTTCTCCAAGATCTTCTGTGATGTCATCCCTATGCGACTCATCCCTGTCTCCATCTTTGGGCTCATCGCTTACTGGATGATCG GGTTACGACCAGAGGTTGgtgccttcttcttcttcctgctGACCCTGTTCAGCACCACCATGGCAGCCTCCAGCATAGCCTTCGCCATCAGCGCCACCACACCCATCTTCCAGGTCGCACAGATCTTCATCACTCTGGCCTTCATCTTCATGCTG TTGATGGGAGGTTTCCTGGTAAACCTGGGCTCAGTGGGCCCCTGGATCAACTGGCTCAAGTACTTCAGTATCGTCAGATACTGCATCAAT GGCCTCACCATCCCCGAGTTCCGTGATCGTCAGTTCTGCGATGCTGGGAACATCACCAGTACTGCTGCACCTGTGGGGGAGCCCAACGTTGTAGGTTCTGTATG TGTCTCAGGTAACACGTATATGACAGTCCAGGAAATCGACTACACTCTGTTTGGCCAGTGGAGTAACATGCTGGGGCTGTGGGGCATCATGATCATCTGTCTGACTCTGTGTTATATCCAGCTGCGAAGGATCAAGAAACTCAAGTAG